In Fundulus heteroclitus isolate FHET01 chromosome 16, MU-UCD_Fhet_4.1, whole genome shotgun sequence, a single genomic region encodes these proteins:
- the nupr1b gene encoding nuclear protein 1b, which produces MSHVDVKNLKLSKFEEEHYDEYDCYNLTDKYAEGSARKGRTKKEASENTNRQNPAGHERKIVEKLQNSEKKAKE; this is translated from the exons ATGAGCCACGTCGACGTGAAGAACCTGAAGCTGTCCAAGTTTGAGGAGGAACATTACGACGAGTACGACTGTTACAACCTGACGGACAAGTACGCAG AGGGTTCGGCCCGCAAAGGCAGAACCAAGAAGGAGGCCAGCGAGAACACGAACCGACAGAACCCCGCAGGACATGAGAGGAAAATCGTGGAAAAGCTGCAGAACAGCGAGAAAAAGGCCAAGGAGTGA